Below is a genomic region from Medicago truncatula cultivar Jemalong A17 chromosome 3, MtrunA17r5.0-ANR, whole genome shotgun sequence.
agtggttgacggaggaagagttaaAAGTGGTCTATTctagaccttattaattttgttaattttaaccattcgatctatttatcataaaatggaCCATTAGATCTTCACCTTCTTATTCATGATCTTCATAAAATAATGGTAAATAAGTGAAATACCTAAAATACCCATAATGCCAAATTAAAAATTCCAATTTCTTTTCCTGTTCTTCTCCAACGagcaacaacaaagaaaaatttgggcaaagaatagcaacaacaatcaacacaggttcaacaacaaacaacaagaaATCCAAACAAATTCAGGTTAATCTCTTCTCATATCAAATAATTCATACAAcatcaacaaacacaaaatcaaaccaaaatctATCCATTCTCATCATCATCTCCATCTGTTCTCAAACTAAAAAAACGTAATCCAAGAACCACATGAAAAGCATGTGATTCATGAAGCAGGAAGGGGAAAAAGTGTCACCGCGGCTAAAAAACCATCACCGCCGTTCATGTCACCGCCGTTAAACCCATCGCCGCCGTTAAACCCATTGTTCCCACCGCGTGCGACCTTGAACCACCACAGATCCATCACTGTCAGCTGCCAGTTCCTTCTGCACAGATCTGTGTTTATGGGTTTGGGAAGAGAAGGAAAGAGGAAAATAGATGTTGATCTTGTTCTGTTGATGCAAAGAGGAAAATAGAGAATTAGATTTGTTTTtaaacattgttgttgttgatgttgttctgggcaactttttttttttttttagagagaaaggATGATTATAgtgttgatgatgatatttttcttttttctggtttcttgttttaatttatttttctgggTTATTTTTTACACATTATTTTTCTGAGTTGGTAatcctcgtgaacttagctcaattggtagggacaatgcataaaatataaaatatgcaaggttcgaaccccggccaaaaaaaaaaaaacgttggtAAATAACCAAAAATAAAGGGAAGAGGTTTTAGTAGGGTGTTTAGTAAAAGCAACCGGGAAGTGAGAACAACAAAACTTGATAAACACGAAAGAAGGGATAGAAATAGGGTTTCGCTTGCACAGAATTCCCAGGTCACGAAAATGGCTAACATTTTGAAACCTAATTCAGCTAGAATCGCACTGCGTGCTATCCCCCGCCCGTTCGCGGCAGCGGCGGCATCAGCTACACCAGCATCCATCCCCTCCCGATTCTCCTCAGTTCGCTGTATTTGTTGTTTTAACAGCCGACACCGCTATGATCATAAGCCTGTGTTAGTTAAATTTATTCTCCTTAAAGAGGTTTTgcaataataatagtaatatcattatttaaatctattgtttgattttttgatCAGGTATTATTGGCAACCACCGATAAACTTCGGAATTCACTTTGTGCCGGAGCAGACAGTATATATTGTTGAGAGATTCGGAAAATACTTCAAGACTCTACCTACAGGCGTCCATTTTTTGAATCCTTTTGTCGATGAAGTTGTTCGCGTCCATAAGATATGGATAGAAACCCTCAAATTTCATCACGATTTTCTTTTGACCAAGGATCAACACACCTTGTCCATAGATGCTTGGGTTGATTTTAAGGTCTATCAATTTTCCCcgattattactttttttggttcttgttgatttgtttaGCAAcctttttattatcattattctTTTGCGTGCAGATTGTGGATCCTAAGCTTGCTTCTTATGTAGCTCAGAAAGTCCCCTTAGTGCTGTCCATGAACTGGCTGAAATCAGTATCTGTAGTGAAATCCGCAAAATTACTTTGGAAAACTTCAATAATGAAAAGGAGAATATTCTGCCTAAAAACGTTGTGGTGAGTTTAGTTCCTTGAATTGGTTGTTTATACTATGCTAGTCATTGTTCATTCTTTTTATGGAAGCATTTAGATACTTCTGTTTTAAGGCGTacattaaaatactttttaaaaagaatatacCTGTTTAGATGGAACTTAGACTTAATTTGTATAGAGAATATGAATTACCAGTTCAACTTATAATTTGATATTTATCTGAGTCTGAGGAGAGATCTATGTGAATGATATCAACGAATCTATATCTGAAATAGCAAGCAATTGCTTAAACTTGCTTCCATTTCTGACAGTGTACGGTTTAGGATTTTAGTTAGATGCTATTGTAATTTGTAACTATCTATGTGAGTTCAAATTTGAAAAGTTATATTTGGTATTAGTTCATAATGCCTAGATTTCCGTAAACGGTGATGCTGTTATGTTATGAAATTGAACACATCTATGTTGGATAGTTAGTGCTGAAGCTTATACTGAATAATAGTAAACCCAAGTATGTGTAATGTTAAGTAAATTTGTTGGACTATCAAAGTTGAATCGTTGTGGTATCATGTACTTTTTTCCTAAGAATCAATGGCTTATTTTGGAATTGAAGTATAATGTAGTAAGCATTTGTGGATGCTCCATCAAACACTACTGCTATATATGTAATGAATCTATAAAACTTGTGTTTGTTTGTGCATTCCTACATTATTTTGGTTTGCTGGTTTGACATTGCTTTCATTAATGTTTTTCGTAGAGGTTTTTTGTAGTCTAAAGTATTGTATTCAAGTTTCAGTAAAGTTTTGTTAAACAGTCTAAAACTAAATTATCTGCAAAGCAGTGGTTATGTTCAAACTTAATTGCAACATATTATTGTAActtattgttgtttgttataTATTCGGCCatggtatttttatttatttttttaatttaatttttgtgtgaATTATGGGttactttatttattcatattgtATACATGGttatgataactttttttttctttttaggaaatcatgataactttttttttattttttattttatgtttttttagaggaaaataCTTGTAGCATTTCGTTACTTAAAATGTCTTCAATACATTCCggtattttaacaaaaatctgAAAACTAACTGATAATGTGGCCGCCTTAGTTAATTTATGAGGAGCTTCATTTGCTTGTCTCCTCACAAACTCTACACTTGAGTTTccatagtactccctccgttttaaaatataaacaaattttactttttaggttcattcaattaattatattaatgatgtatgtggtttataatatggaccacatacatcattaattgaatgaatctaaaaagtaaaatttgcttatattttaaaacggaggagTAAGACCTAAACAAAGTTCTACAAGCCTGAATCATAACCAAATTAAATAGCATCATGTTTAGTGGATAAAAAGCTATCGACTACCCTTTTTTCATCAAGCTCAAAATTAATTGTACCAAGATTAAGAACGTGGACCCATTCCAAAGCAGATAAAAAACCAAAAGCTTctcctaactttttttttatgttgtatgGTAGTAATGTGTTTAATGTGTTGGGAGTATGaaatcaaaacctttttttttaatgattggCATTATTTTGTTTGAGTTGAACAAATTGTTatcaattttgtttgaattgtgGTTTATCTTTATACTCTTTTGCTTATTTTTTGTtagttatgttaaaaaaaatatttgattggtGTAATGTATTTAATTTTCTGAGTTTGGGTTAAAATTAAGGACATGaaaatgtgatttgttttttCTGACCCTCTTGTAAAAAGAAATTCCATGTCTAACCCCCTATAAATATTATTCATCAAAAtgatccactttttttttttttttatccattttttttgtccttttcccATTCCCGTCATTTGAAACGGAGGGAATGAGCCGCTCTCTAACACATGTCAAATCTTGACTGGCCATGTAGGTttgactgtttttttttctttctaccgccatttgaaatggcgggacagaattttaatttattttttttcgttttttgtttttttgggcaacatttgtttatttaaaacacaaataataatgataaaaaaaacaaatgttgcccaaaaaacaaaaaacataattattatttaaaacacaaataataatgataaacaaaaaacaaaaaacataattattatttgtgttttaaataaacaaatgttgcccaaaataacaaaaaacgaaaaaaaaaaattaaaattcagtcccgccatttcaaatggcggtaatggaaaaaaaaacagTCAAACCTGTATGGCCAGTCAGGATTTGACATGTGTCAGAGAGCGGCTCATTCCCGCCGTTTCAAATGGCGGGAATAGggaaaaggacaaaaaatgAAAGTGGATTATTTTGGTGAATAATATTCATAGGGGGTCAaacatggattttttttttttga
It encodes:
- the LOC11425212 gene encoding uncharacterized protein C16G5.07c, whose amino-acid sequence is MANILKPNSARIALRAIPRPFAAAAASATPASIPSRFSSVRCICCFNSRHRYDHKPVYYWQPPINFGIHFVPEQTVYIVERFGKYFKTLPTGVHFLNPFVDEVVRVHKIWIETLKFHHDFLLTKDQHTLSIDAWVDFKIVDPKLASYVAQKVPLVLSMNWLKSVSVVKSAKLLWKTSIMKRRIFCLKTLWIPLMCVQKGGE